In the Phycisphaerales bacterium genome, one interval contains:
- a CDS encoding tetratricopeptide repeat protein, whose protein sequence is MAPFFRKYHPITIDRSLITRLVVSLLLISFSGGCERGSTPDTSAQQEVEPPVFVVDPEERLPAPDTSVKLTGELARHFALIQKGQPDAARVRLRRYLDAQPQEGLAHFLFGLTYHTEKRYGLALESFSRAREFAPTYGQTAYFQGWALYYMGQPVEAQEAVLWYLQGSPENADAHFLLGLLAYEQGDLEEANNRLNRSVSLFENSIKPQGKDLGKALVRLADVQVQQGNIERAYDSLAKAVILIPESPEVHYKLAQVLRRQGLADQAAQSQKIYEALWKKEHPTTSFPE, encoded by the coding sequence AATATCATCCAATCACGATTGATCGCAGTCTCATCACCAGGTTGGTGGTGAGCCTCTTGTTGATCTCTTTTTCGGGAGGTTGTGAACGGGGATCTACTCCAGATACCTCCGCGCAACAAGAGGTAGAACCTCCGGTCTTTGTTGTCGACCCAGAAGAAAGACTCCCTGCGCCGGACACATCAGTAAAACTGACGGGGGAACTTGCTCGCCACTTTGCATTGATACAGAAAGGCCAGCCAGACGCAGCTCGTGTCAGATTGCGTCGATATCTTGATGCACAGCCACAAGAGGGATTGGCGCACTTTCTTTTCGGTCTGACGTATCACACTGAGAAACGATATGGATTGGCTTTGGAATCTTTTTCCAGGGCCCGTGAGTTTGCGCCTACCTATGGACAGACTGCATATTTTCAGGGTTGGGCGCTTTACTACATGGGGCAGCCGGTTGAGGCTCAAGAGGCGGTACTTTGGTATTTGCAGGGATCTCCTGAAAATGCAGATGCACATTTTCTTCTTGGACTTCTTGCATATGAGCAAGGAGATCTTGAAGAGGCGAATAATCGATTGAATCGTAGTGTTTCGTTGTTTGAGAACTCAATAAAACCACAAGGCAAAGATCTTGGCAAGGCACTGGTTCGGCTTGCCGATGTACAAGTGCAGCAGGGCAATATAGAACGCGCTTATGACTCTCTGGCAAAAGCAGTCATTCTTATTCCTGAGTCACCGGAGGTGCATTACAAACTCGCACAGGTGTTAAGGCGCCAGGGTCTTGCTGATCAAGCAGCTCAGTCACAGAAGATCTATGAGGCATTATGGAAAAAAGAGCACCCTACAACGAGTTTTCCAGAATGA